From the genome of Gorilla gorilla gorilla isolate KB3781 chromosome 4, NHGRI_mGorGor1-v2.1_pri, whole genome shotgun sequence, one region includes:
- the LOC129533524 gene encoding ADP-ribosylation factor-like protein 17 has protein sequence MVLLWAEDTFLPPGFGFAHVDCSGLGMKQKPKAASSEPTSEVALGGSAGPVRSHLHPEGLLCLGHPNTYQKWVVCQDTSKCARSPGSTHQGSLASGVLPIKCSHVEFGMWKGGRSHPFLPHSSRCAGSGGQLDSILPHQSPAWGPWGCKDLSSSFPSFLTSSILWKSAVVK, from the exons ATGGTTTTGTTGTGGGCGGAGGATACTTTCCTGCCCCCTGGCTTTGGGTTTGCCCACGTGGATTGCTCTGGCCTTGGAATGAAGCAGAAACCAAAGGCTGCCAGTTCCGAGCCCACGTCTGAAGTCGCCTTAGGTGGTTCCGCGGGCCCCGTGCGCTCCCACCTTCACCCAGAGGGCCTTCTCTG CCTCGGACACCCAAACACCTACCAAAAGTGGGTAGTGTGCCAGGACACCTCCAAGT GTGCCAGAAGCCCAGGAAGCACACATCAAGGCTCGCTTGCCAGCGGGGTGCTGCCAATAAAATGTAGTCACGTGGAATTTGGAATGTGGAAAGGAGGTAGAAGTCATCCTTTCCTCCCCCATAGCAGCAGGTGTGCAGGCTCTGGTGGTCAGCTGGACTCCATACTCCCCCACCAGTCACCAGCCTGGGGACCGTGGGGCTGCAAGGACCTCAGCAGCAGTTTCCCAAGTTTCCTGACTTCTTCCATCCTCTGGAAATCAGCTGTGGTAAAGTAG